The Chitinophaga pinensis DSM 2588 region AGAGGCCAGTTATTCCTACTGATGCTGATGGCCCTGTGTAGTAACCTGCTGAACCTGGTGCTGCCCTACCTGACGTCCAGAGGAATCGACGCATACACCGCCGGCACGCTCGATCTGAACCGCCTGGTCGTGGAATTCATCGGCGCTGCTATCGCTATTTTCATCTTTACGTATGTGCAGAGTATCATTCAGACCTATATGTCTGAAAGGGTAGGCCGCCAGTTACGTACCGACCTTGCTGCACGTATTTCCCGCCAGGACTACGCCTATATACAGCAGGTCAATCCTTCCAAACTACTGACCAACCTGACCGGCGACGTCGATAGTATCAAACTGTTTGTATCGCAGGCCATCATCTCTATCGCTTCTTCCGTATTTATGATTATCGGTTGTTGCGTGTTGCTGATCAGCATCGACTGGAAACTCGGTCTGACCGTTATCTCCGTCGTGCCTTTCATCGCCGTAGCATTCGGCACGGTGTTGCGGAAGGTAAGAACGACCTTCAAAAAGAGCAGGGAAGTGGTCGACAAACTGAATAAGACCATTAACGAGAGTATTACCGGTGCGGCCCTGGTCCGCGTGATCAATGCGCAGCAGCAGGAATATGACCGCTTCATAGCTCCGAATGGGGAATCCATGTCCCTGGGTATTGCGGTAGTCCGCCTTTTTGCAGGACTAGTACCAGTCATCAGTTTCCTGGGTGGTATGGCAACCCTGGCGACCTTAATGCTGGGTGGTCACTTCGTGATCAACGGAGAAATGACCCTGGGTAATATCGCCGCCTTCAACAGCTATATCGCCATGCTGATCTTCCCGATCATCGTCATCGGTTTTATGAGTAACCTGATCGCACAGGCCACCGCTTCCTATCAACGTATCGCAGAGGTACTTCATGCACCCGAATCCGAAGAAAAAGGTACTGTGACAGATACCCTGAAAGGCGACCTCCATGTAGATCATATTGACCTTTCCCTGGATGGTAAACCGATCCTGAAAGAGGTCTCTTTCTCCGTAAAAGCAGGTACGCGTACTGCGATTATCGGTCCGACAGCCGCCGGTAAAACACAGTTGCTCAATATTATTGTCGGTCTGCTGAAACCAAACGGGGGGCATATCAGTTATGACAACACGGACCTCTCCGACTATGATAAAACCGCGCTGTTGCAACAGGTGGGGCTCGTATTCCAGGATAGTATCGTGTTTAATATGAGTCTGCGGGAAAACATTGCTTTCAATGAGAACGTAAGTGAAGACCTGATGAAACAGGCGATAGCTACCGCAGAACTGAAAGAGTTTGTGGCCAGTCTTCCGGACGGACTGGACACCGTGGTTTCTGAAAGGGGGAACAGCCTTTCCGGCGGACAAAAACAGCGTATCATGCTGGCCAGGGCACTGGCGATCAATCCGCAGATCCTGCTGCTGGATGATTTTACCGCCAGGGTAGATGCGAACACCGAACAACGTATCCTGGACAATGTGCAGGAAAACTATCCGCACCTGACGCTCATATCTGTGACACAAAAAATAGCTTCTGTAGCACATTTTGACCAGATAATCCTGCTGATGGATGGTGAAGTGGTGGCCACAGGCACACATCAGGAGCTGATGCAGACATGTCCCGAATACGTACAGATCTTTAATTCCCAACGTAGTACCAGCAATTATGAATTACAACCTGAATAATACAGATACAAACGAACAGCAGAGTACTTCGGGGAAACGCCTCCTGAAATTACTGGCCTATATAAAAACAGAACACCGTGCATTGCTGGGTGTATTCGGTATCATGGTGATCAGCCAGACATTAACCATCACGGTTCCATATGTGGTAGGTTATACGATCGATCATTATGTAGCGCACAAGGACTTTTCCGGCATACTCCGTTGTGCAGGTCTTCTGCTGGCTATATTCCTGGTGAACCTGATCTTTGCCTACTCCCAGACCCTGATGATGGGAAAAGTAGGGCAGCGTATGCTTTATATGCTGCGAAGTGCATTATTTGTGAAATTGCAGGAACTGCCGATCGCCTTCTTTAATCAGAATAAAACCGGTGACCTGATCTCCCGTATCAATAACGATACTGATAAGATGAACCAGTTCTTTTCTCAGTCCCTCGTACAGTTTGCAAGTGGTATCATGTCCATGATCGGCGCGGGTATTTTCCTGTTGTCTATCAATTGGAAACTGGGTATCGCTACACTGACACCGGCTATTTTGCTGTTGCTTTTTACCCGTATCCTTTCTCCGTTGGTGAAGAAAAGAAACGCTGCCAACATGAAAAGTACCGGTGGTATGAGTGCTGAAATACAGGAAAGTCTGAGCAATTTTAAAGTGATCATCGCATTCAATCGCCGTGATTATTTCCGCAAACGCTTTGACCAGGTCAATCAGCAGAACTATAAAACCGCTACTGCTGCAGGTGTGCTGAATAATATCTTCAACCCGGTGTTCTCTTTCTGCTCCCAGATAGCCATGTTGGCCGTACTGGCCTATGGTATCTATCTGATATCAGCAGGTGAGTTCACGGTAGGACTGCTGATCAGTTACCTGTCTTTCTCCACTTATTTCTATAACCCGATCCGTCAGCTGGCTATTTTATGGACTAACTTCCAGATGGCGATGGCAGGTTGGGACAGGATCTCCCAGATCCTCGAACTGGAAACAGATCTGAAAGTAATTCCTGCCGGACCAGCAAAAGAGAATGCACCGCTGATCAGTTTTCAGCATGTACAGTTCCGCTATGCCGATAGTAAGGAGATCCTGAAAAATGTCAGCTTCAACATGGAGCAGGGTAAAACATATGCCCTGGTGGGACCTACAGGCGGAGGTAAAACAACTACAGCTTCACTGATTGCACGTTTGTATGATCCTACCGAAGGACAGGTATTGCTGAATGGCCGCGATATCCGTTCTTATACACCGGAAGAGCGTACCCGTAAAATCGGGTTCATTTTGCAGGAACCATTCCTTTTCTCCGGTACGATCCAGGAGAACATAGTTTATGGCAATCCGACCTATGCTGATTACAGCGCAACGCAATTACGGGAAGTGATGGAAAAAGTAGGGCTGGACGCCCTGCTGGAACGCTTTGAAGATGGTCTGGCTACAAACATCGTTTCTGGTAATGACGGTATCAGCCTTGGACAGAAACAGCTCATAGCCTTTATGCGGGCGGTATTACGTAATCCGGACCTGTTGGTACTGGATGAAGCCACTGCCAATATCGATACGGTAACAGAACAACAACTGGAAGCCGTATTGAAAAAGCTGCCGGCACATACGACCCGCGTGATCATTGCGCACAGATTGAATACCATTGAAAACGCAGATGAAATCTTCTTCGTGAACAATGGCGAGATTACGAGAGCGGGTTCATTTGATCATGCGATGAATATGCTGTTGCAGCATGAGCGAAACACGTAAAGAATTAAGAATTAAGAATTAAGAATTAAGAATTAAGGTCCCGTTCCAATTGGCTTATGAATGACAATTGGTCTATTCGGGAAATAACTATCATGTAAAAAGCTGCAAAGGTTAATCCTCGCAGCTTTTTACATGATAGACTGTCATTTCACTGAGGCCCAATTCTTAATTCTTAATTTTTAATTCTTAATTTTTGATTGTCTTCAGCCTCCAAAGCCACTAAAAATACTAAATGTAATCACCCCCAATACAATCAGCGTAATAACCACGTACAAGGTATCTTTCTCCATTGCAAAAGCTAATACAGAAAACGCGATCCTGGTAATCGGTGTAGCCAGTAGTACCACCACACCTAACTGTATGATCGCCATACCATCGAATTGTTTAATACCGCGTAAGATACCAGGAAGGTGTCTCACGTATTCCGGCGCACCGGTGAATTCAGTATAAGAAGGCGTATTACCGCCGTTTTTGATCAGGTAAATAATACCACCGATGAGCGCAATAATGCTGGAGGTAATCACCCCCCATCTGAGTTGCTGTCCGATGAACAGTTCAACGTCTCTTTCCTGCCAGAATTCTTTTGAGAATATCTTTTTCATCTGCTTATAATTTCCCGGTAAAACCATTATATATCATTTCCAGTGCCAGTGCGCTGATTACTACGCAGAACAGCAGGCGGAGCTTGCGTGTGTTCATTTTCATGAGCAGACGGGATCCTCCGAAAGCGCCTGCCAGTACGCCCAATACAACAGGCAATGCGATACCCGGATCAATATAACCACGCTGCAGATAGATCACTGCGCTGGCTGCCGCCGTTACACCGATCATGAAGTTGCTGGTAGTGGTAGATACCTTGAAAGGGATACGCATAACGCCGTCCATCGCCAGTACTTTCAGTGCGCCGGAACCGATACCCAGTAATCCGGATACCACACCTGCTACGGTCATCAATGCATAACCACCTGCAACGCCTCTTACTTTATAAGGGACTTCTACACCATTGACAGGGTAGGAGTTGTTGAGACGCATGATGCGGGCCAGTTTACTGTTGCTTTCGTTGTCGCCGTGTTCGTTCTTTTTTCTGAGCGTCATGGCAGCAGAAAACAGCAGGACAAATCCAAAGAGGATCGCAACCAGATGCGTCGGTGTATATACCGCCAGTACAGCGCCGATTATAGCGCCTGTGGTGGTGGCTATTTCGAGGAACATACCGATACGCACGTTGGTGATACCTTCTTTGATATACGCCGCTGCGGCACCGGAAGAATTAGCAATGGATGCTACAAGAGAAGCGCCCACCGCATATCGGATATCGACATGAAATACGAGTGTAAGTAAAGGGATTAATACGACCCCTCCACCGAGACCGGTGAGAGATCCCAGCATACCCGCCGTGAAGGCGCCTACCAGCAGAATGAGTGTGAATACCAGAATCGACATGACAATAGTTATTGATTAAAAATTATTTTCAAGAATGGCCCTGACAGTTTTGATGGCGGGTTCCGCCTGCTGTTCACGGATCGCTGCTGCCAGTTGCACGTGTAGTTCATGCGTACGCTGGAACTGCGATACGTGCGGCTTCTCCCTTTGCTGAAAGGTGCGCATGATCGCGTTGGAGAAAGTCTGATACAGATCCGCCAGCACGCTGTTATGCGAAGCGCCGGCTACCGCTTTATGGAAACGGATATCGGCATCGGCACAGGCTTCGTAATTGTCTGTAATGATCGCCTCCCATCTTTCCTGCAAAAGACTGTCCATCATTGCCAGGTCTTCTGCTGTGCGGTGACTGACTGCCAGCTGTACGATTTCTACCTCCAGCAATTGCCGCACATGATTTACTTCCTGTAATGCGGCTCTTCTGAGCCGCTGGTCTAATGGTTCTGTTGTCTCTGCGGGAGCGCATACAAAGGTGCCAGCGCCCTGTTGTACTTTGAGTACCCCCGCATTAGAGAGTGTTTTTATCGCTTCGCGGATAGTAGAGCGGCCTACGCCAAATTGTTCCATTAATACCGGCTCTGGTGGGATCAGTTCGCCCACTTTGTATTTCCCGAGGGAAATTTCCTTTTGCAGCTCAAAAATGACTTTGTCTGCAAGTTTTATTGGTTTAGTCATCGTTTTAAACGTCTGATGTTTCACAAAGGTAGGATGTTTTGATAAACATCTGATGTTTTAATGCAAGTTTTAATTGGATTATTTAGGGAAAGAGGGATGTGAATCAGCTTATTGCATTTATAATCAATCTAATATTATCTTAGTCTCGCTTGCATCGTAAAGATATTCCATAGTTGCCTCTATGAAATGTCTTCCTGAATGAAGCACGTTGTCCTCGAAGCAGGTATATTCAGGATACAGGTTTACATTATTGTCAGATAATCCTTATTGAAGTTTACAGGCACCGCTTTTAATCCTGGTGTAATTTTTTCGGAATAAAGTCCTGCGGAAGCGGGCGGAACTATTAATACATAAAACAAAAAGGACGATCTGTTACCAGACCGTCCTTTCTATAAAAAGAAATACTAAAGTTGCTTTATCTGTTTTCTTCTACCAATCTTCTGTTCGCTGCTTTCACTTCTTCTCTTGCTTCATCAGTCAGCAGATTGCTGGATTTTACCTTTTCTGGTACACCTCTGATATCCCAAACGATACCGAATACGCCCAGTGTACGCAGGATGTAGTAGGTGATATCAAATTCCCACCAGAAGAAGCCCTGACGGGTAGCGCTCTGATAGTAGTGGTGGTTATTATGCCAGCCTTCACCCAGGGTCACCAGTGCCAGAATAGCGCTGTTTTTGGAGAAATCCCCTGTTTTATAACGAGGTTTACCCCATTTGTGCATCAGGGAGTTGATAGTGAATGTACCGTGGTACAGGAAAATAGTGCTCAGCACGAAACCAACCAGCAGTGTAGAAAGACCTGCGTGCCAGTCGAACCAGCCTTCACCATTTACTTTGTTACCGATAAAGTAGCAGGCAACACCCAATATAACACCTGGTACCCAATGATATTTGTTCAGCCAGTATAATTCTGGTTGTTTGAAGTCTTTGATCAGTTCGTAACGGGTTGGTTTGAACTCAGGACCCATAATCCAGCCCATGTGTGCATACCAGAAACCGTAAATATTTGCAGAGTGCGGATCCTCAGGTGTATCACTGTGTTTATGGTGAACGCGATGATTAGCTCCCCACCATAATACACCTTTCTGTAAACTACTCTGTGCGCCTCCTGCCAGAATGAACTGGAAGAATCGCGAGGTCTTGAACGTTCGATGCGAGAAATATCGGTGATAGCCACCTGTTACAAAGAACATGCGTACTACATACAATACCGCACATAAAATCCAGTCAAATGTTGTGACGTGCGTCCAAAATGCCAGTATCGGCAGCAGGTGCAACCCCAGAAAATCAAATTGACGCCACCAGTTAGGTCCTTTCCTCAGTTGTTTTTCAGAATTCATAATGCAAAATTATCCCTATTCCGGACAAAAAACAATGATCATGATCAGTGAATCGTAATTTTACCAGCTGCTACCTGCTCCGCCACCTCCGGAACTGCCTCCGCCCCAGCTGCTGCTGGACGATGAAGAGGAAGAGCTTGACGAGCCAGAGCTGCCTGAACTGCCGGAAGATGGCTTTGGGATGACATAATATTCCTGCTTTGTATGATTACAATGTTTACAGTCATAATGCTGGATACCCTCGCCCTCACGACTGCTGGTAGCACGACGTAATACCTTCTTTTTGCCGGGTACCATGGTGATGGCATGGCAGGATGGACACTCGTCGGCATTGACATCCAGGTCCTGATACCCAAGCACTTTTCTGCTGTTGCATTGCTTGCAATTCCATACGTCATATATGACAGAACCTACTTTATCTTCTGCCAGCTGACTGGTGTTAAGGAATTGTTGTTTTTCTTTCTTTTTCAATATTGCCATTTGCTGGTGACAATTTTCACAGTCATATGGTTCAAACCGGAGTGCTTCCAGGCGTTTTTTATGCCATTTTGAGTAGAGCAGAAAAGGCAGCGGAAAGAAAAAGCCAGCCAGCCAGGTACTTTTATTGGCCTGATTCCAGGCATCGTATTGCTGGCGTCTGTCAGCAGTTTTCAGCAGAAAGGCAGCCTTTGTGTGAACGACAATCGTACGGTAGATCAGGTAAGTCAGCAGGTTGCCATACATAATTATTGGCAATATCCACCAGCGGTATACCACATCAAAAAAATTGATTAACACCAGCGTCAATATAAATGGCGCTCCATATATCCAGATCATATGGAAGATATTGGTCTTAAACAGCGAAGTGGTATTCTTTCTGCGTTTTGCATTGCCCGTCTGGATCACGAATATGGTAGCGAATATCGCATAGAAGACATACAGCACTAAAGTGCCGACCCCCATATCGTCTCCTTGTTCTTTTGCTGTATATGTCTCCTGGGGGTAATCAGGAGATGTTTCTCCTACATTTATGACAGGGTCGCTATTGTCAGGTACAGCACCAAATTGTTGCGCGAAGCCGGCACTATCCGCAGCTACAAAACTATCTATCTTTGTCATCATCTCCTGTGCGGCGATAGCGGTATCGGATAGTCCATCTGCAGCATCAGCCTCATTTTCCTGTGCATCACCCTGCGCTACATTTGTATCATTCAACACCTTAACGACGGCGGTCATACCTTTCAGCATACCGCCATCAAGATCTTTCTGTTTGAAGGACGGCAGCATTTCTGATTGCTGTATACGATAACAAACCACGTCCGGAAGATCTCCTTCCAGTCCGTAGCCCGTTTCAAATTCAATACGATGCTGATCATTCACCAGTAAGACAACCAGACCATTGTTTTTATCCTTTTGGCCCGGTTTCCAAAGTCTGAATATTTCATGCGCAACATCTTTCGGTACCTTTTCACCGATCGTCTCCAACAGTACAACTGCTATCTGCGCACGTCCGGATTGATCCATCTGCCGCATCTGTTCATTTAAAGTCTGTTCGGTCGCATCGCTGATCAGGTGATCCGGGTTACTGACGTAACTGTTATGCTGCATAGGGTCCGGTATCTTATCTACCGCAAAATCTGCATTCTTTTTTTCACGACAGGCGCCGGCTATCAACAGGATCAACAAACACAGGCGCCACTTTTTTACATGAGCCATATTAAGGTATATATTCCCACCAAAAATAATAAACAGATTTGTAAATACGATGTCGCTCACATTTTGTGTAAAATATTACCCAGTCCAGTAGTTTTTTATTGCTGTTTCCGCCTGAAAATCATGCTTTACGACGATGGCATGAAATTGCATCTGCTTTATATAAGCGATAGTCGCTTCCACTGTACATGACCCAATGCTTATAACTATGGCTAGTGCGCTTACATCTTCGTTTAACAGATATATGGAAATTGTCGGCGATCAGGTATTGTTTACCGGTCGCTTTGCCCGGAATATTTTCCGGGGAGGATTTGAATGGGGAGAATTTATCCGCCAGTGTTTTATTGTTGGTTATCTGTCCGTCGGCCTGGTTGGTATTACAGGGTTCATCATCGGGCTTGTAATGACGTTACAGACGCAACCTACTTTAAAAGACTTTGGCGCAGAAAGTTATGTACCCGGTATGGTGTCCATTTCCATTATACGTGAAATAGGACCTGTGATCATTGCGTTGATCTGTGCAGGTAAAATAGCATCGAGTATCGGGGCAGAACTGGGTAGTATGAAAGTGACGGAACAGATAGATGCCATGGAGGTCTCGGCCGCTAATCCGGTGCAGTATCTCGTCGTAACGCGCATCCTTGCCTGCACAATCATGGTACCCTTACTAACGATTATGGCTGATGGGCTGGCCATGTTAGGTGGATGGGTAGGCGTCAACATACAGGATCACGTCAGTGCAACCCTCTTTTTTAAGAAATCTTTCAAAGCACTGGAATTTAGCGACGTCGTGCCTTCTGTGATAAAGACATTTTTCTTCGGATATGCGATCGGTTTTGTCGGATGTTATAAAGGATATCATTCCGCCCGTGGTACGGAAAGTGTGGGAAAAGCGGCTAACTCCGCTGTGGTAAGCGCCTCTCTCTGGATTATCCTGATAGATGCGATAGCAGTACAGATCACCAACCTGATTTATTATTAACCTCAAGCAGACACACTTATGGATGATACATTGGTACAAGAAAAGAAAACTCCGGTGGCCACGGATGATGAAGTGGTGATCCGTATCGAACATCTGAAAAAATCTTTTGGCGATAACGAGGTGTTGAAAGACATTAACCTGGAGCTGCACAGGGGCGAGAATATTGTGGTACTTGGGCGCTCGGGTCAGGGTAAATCAGTAACAATACAATGTATTGCAGGTTTGCTGGAACCTGACGAAGGGGTGCTGGAAGTATTGGGAAAAGAGGTAAAGGAACTTTCGCCGGATGAACTGCGTGAGCTGCGTATGAAGATCGGATTCCTTTTTCAGAGTGGCGCATTGTATGATTCTATGACAGTACGTGAGAATCTGGCTTTCCCGCTTACCCGCGTGTTAAAAATGAAAGATGAAGCGGACATTGAAAAGCGCGTGAAAGAGGTGCTGGAAAGTGTCGGACTGGAAGAAGCGATTGATAAACTACCTTCTGACTTGTCCGGAGGGATGCGTAAAAGGGTCGGGTTGGCAAGAACGCTCATACTACGGCCGGAAATTATGCTGTATGACGAGCCTACGACCGGACTGGATCCTATCACCTCCCGGGAGATCAGTGAGCTGATCATAAAACTCCAGGAGAAATATGAAACCTCGTCTATTATTATCACCCACGATATGAATTGTGCCCGTATTGTAGCAGACCGTATCGTCGTCATGAATGACGGTGAATATATCGCAACAGGCACATACGATGAATTGGCGAAGTCGCCGGATGAACTCATTAATAACTTTTTTAAATAGTGAAGTATGCAGCAGAAAGCAAAACAAAAGATCAAGGTCGGCATCTTTGCTACGGTCGCCTT contains the following coding sequences:
- a CDS encoding ABC transporter ATP-binding protein, with amino-acid sequence MKKTNKPVTKTGKGNSGLMSLLRPYRGQLFLLMLMALCSNLLNLVLPYLTSRGIDAYTAGTLDLNRLVVEFIGAAIAIFIFTYVQSIIQTYMSERVGRQLRTDLAARISRQDYAYIQQVNPSKLLTNLTGDVDSIKLFVSQAIISIASSVFMIIGCCVLLISIDWKLGLTVISVVPFIAVAFGTVLRKVRTTFKKSREVVDKLNKTINESITGAALVRVINAQQQEYDRFIAPNGESMSLGIAVVRLFAGLVPVISFLGGMATLATLMLGGHFVINGEMTLGNIAAFNSYIAMLIFPIIVIGFMSNLIAQATASYQRIAEVLHAPESEEKGTVTDTLKGDLHVDHIDLSLDGKPILKEVSFSVKAGTRTAIIGPTAAGKTQLLNIIVGLLKPNGGHISYDNTDLSDYDKTALLQQVGLVFQDSIVFNMSLRENIAFNENVSEDLMKQAIATAELKEFVASLPDGLDTVVSERGNSLSGGQKQRIMLARALAINPQILLLDDFTARVDANTEQRILDNVQENYPHLTLISVTQKIASVAHFDQIILLMDGEVVATGTHQELMQTCPEYVQIFNSQRSTSNYELQPE
- a CDS encoding ABC transporter ATP-binding protein; amino-acid sequence: MNYNLNNTDTNEQQSTSGKRLLKLLAYIKTEHRALLGVFGIMVISQTLTITVPYVVGYTIDHYVAHKDFSGILRCAGLLLAIFLVNLIFAYSQTLMMGKVGQRMLYMLRSALFVKLQELPIAFFNQNKTGDLISRINNDTDKMNQFFSQSLVQFASGIMSMIGAGIFLLSINWKLGIATLTPAILLLLFTRILSPLVKKRNAANMKSTGGMSAEIQESLSNFKVIIAFNRRDYFRKRFDQVNQQNYKTATAAGVLNNIFNPVFSFCSQIAMLAVLAYGIYLISAGEFTVGLLISYLSFSTYFYNPIRQLAILWTNFQMAMAGWDRISQILELETDLKVIPAGPAKENAPLISFQHVQFRYADSKEILKNVSFNMEQGKTYALVGPTGGGKTTTASLIARLYDPTEGQVLLNGRDIRSYTPEERTRKIGFILQEPFLFSGTIQENIVYGNPTYADYSATQLREVMEKVGLDALLERFEDGLATNIVSGNDGISLGQKQLIAFMRAVLRNPDLLVLDEATANIDTVTEQQLEAVLKKLPAHTTRVIIAHRLNTIENADEIFFVNNGEITRAGSFDHAMNMLLQHERNT
- a CDS encoding DUF1634 domain-containing protein: MKKIFSKEFWQERDVELFIGQQLRWGVITSSIIALIGGIIYLIKNGGNTPSYTEFTGAPEYVRHLPGILRGIKQFDGMAIIQLGVVVLLATPITRIAFSVLAFAMEKDTLYVVITLIVLGVITFSIFSGFGG
- a CDS encoding sulfite exporter TauE/SafE family protein, which codes for MSILVFTLILLVGAFTAGMLGSLTGLGGGVVLIPLLTLVFHVDIRYAVGASLVASIANSSGAAAAYIKEGITNVRIGMFLEIATTTGAIIGAVLAVYTPTHLVAILFGFVLLFSAAMTLRKKNEHGDNESNSKLARIMRLNNSYPVNGVEVPYKVRGVAGGYALMTVAGVVSGLLGIGSGALKVLAMDGVMRIPFKVSTTTSNFMIGVTAAASAVIYLQRGYIDPGIALPVVLGVLAGAFGGSRLLMKMNTRKLRLLFCVVISALALEMIYNGFTGKL
- a CDS encoding FadR/GntR family transcriptional regulator encodes the protein MKHQTFKTMTKPIKLADKVIFELQKEISLGKYKVGELIPPEPVLMEQFGVGRSTIREAIKTLSNAGVLKVQQGAGTFVCAPAETTEPLDQRLRRAALQEVNHVRQLLEVEIVQLAVSHRTAEDLAMMDSLLQERWEAIITDNYEACADADIRFHKAVAGASHNSVLADLYQTFSNAIMRTFQQREKPHVSQFQRTHELHVQLAAAIREQQAEPAIKTVRAILENNF
- a CDS encoding acyl-CoA desaturase is translated as MNSEKQLRKGPNWWRQFDFLGLHLLPILAFWTHVTTFDWILCAVLYVVRMFFVTGGYHRYFSHRTFKTSRFFQFILAGGAQSSLQKGVLWWGANHRVHHKHSDTPEDPHSANIYGFWYAHMGWIMGPEFKPTRYELIKDFKQPELYWLNKYHWVPGVILGVACYFIGNKVNGEGWFDWHAGLSTLLVGFVLSTIFLYHGTFTINSLMHKWGKPRYKTGDFSKNSAILALVTLGEGWHNNHHYYQSATRQGFFWWEFDITYYILRTLGVFGIVWDIRGVPEKVKSSNLLTDEAREEVKAANRRLVEENR
- a CDS encoding TPM domain-containing protein → MAHVKKWRLCLLILLIAGACREKKNADFAVDKIPDPMQHNSYVSNPDHLISDATEQTLNEQMRQMDQSGRAQIAVVLLETIGEKVPKDVAHEIFRLWKPGQKDKNNGLVVLLVNDQHRIEFETGYGLEGDLPDVVCYRIQQSEMLPSFKQKDLDGGMLKGMTAVVKVLNDTNVAQGDAQENEADAADGLSDTAIAAQEMMTKIDSFVAADSAGFAQQFGAVPDNSDPVINVGETSPDYPQETYTAKEQGDDMGVGTLVLYVFYAIFATIFVIQTGNAKRRKNTTSLFKTNIFHMIWIYGAPFILTLVLINFFDVVYRWWILPIIMYGNLLTYLIYRTIVVHTKAAFLLKTADRRQQYDAWNQANKSTWLAGFFFPLPFLLYSKWHKKRLEALRFEPYDCENCHQQMAILKKKEKQQFLNTSQLAEDKVGSVIYDVWNCKQCNSRKVLGYQDLDVNADECPSCHAITMVPGKKKVLRRATSSREGEGIQHYDCKHCNHTKQEYYVIPKPSSGSSGSSGSSSSSSSSSSSSWGGGSSGGGGAGSSW
- a CDS encoding MlaE family ABC transporter permease, with product MASALTSSFNRYMEIVGDQVLFTGRFARNIFRGGFEWGEFIRQCFIVGYLSVGLVGITGFIIGLVMTLQTQPTLKDFGAESYVPGMVSISIIREIGPVIIALICAGKIASSIGAELGSMKVTEQIDAMEVSAANPVQYLVVTRILACTIMVPLLTIMADGLAMLGGWVGVNIQDHVSATLFFKKSFKALEFSDVVPSVIKTFFFGYAIGFVGCYKGYHSARGTESVGKAANSAVVSASLWIILIDAIAVQITNLIYY
- a CDS encoding ABC transporter ATP-binding protein, yielding MDDTLVQEKKTPVATDDEVVIRIEHLKKSFGDNEVLKDINLELHRGENIVVLGRSGQGKSVTIQCIAGLLEPDEGVLEVLGKEVKELSPDELRELRMKIGFLFQSGALYDSMTVRENLAFPLTRVLKMKDEADIEKRVKEVLESVGLEEAIDKLPSDLSGGMRKRVGLARTLILRPEIMLYDEPTTGLDPITSREISELIIKLQEKYETSSIIITHDMNCARIVADRIVVMNDGEYIATGTYDELAKSPDELINNFFK